A single genomic interval of Helianthus annuus cultivar XRQ/B chromosome 13, HanXRQr2.0-SUNRISE, whole genome shotgun sequence harbors:
- the LOC110902139 gene encoding early nodulin-75-like, whose translation MHTNLIILFTLTLIFITTTTTTTFANFNHHAQPLEHDQTPLDTSNAIKPPQHGLPPKHKPPQPPHHDHPQPETDAEDVKKPPYKGDKPPYKGGKPPYHDLPPVHKPPIKKKPPHGRHPPEIDNTEATYKPPQGRKPPHYGRPPKLDTKP comes from the coding sequence ATGCATACTAATCTCATCATTCTCTTCACCTTAACACTCATCtttatcaccaccaccaccaccaccacatttgCCAACTTTAACCACCATGCACAACCCTTAGAACATGATCAAACTCCACTTGACACTTCTAATGCAATAAAACCACCACAACATGGCCTTCCACCTAAACATAAGCCCCCTCAACCCCCACACCACGACCACCCACAACCAGAGACCGACGCTGAAGATGTGAAAAAACCACCTTATAAGGGCGACAAACCACCATATAAGGGTGGCAAACCACCTTATCATGACCTCCCACCCGTGCATAAGCCACCAATTAAAAAGAAACCGCCCCATGGTCGCCATCCACCGGAGATTGACAACACCGAAGCTACATATAAGCCGCCACAAGGAAGGAAACCGCCGCATTATGGTCGCCCGCCGAAGTTGGATACCAAGCCATAG